One region of Sulfuriroseicoccus oceanibius genomic DNA includes:
- a CDS encoding NlpC/P60 family protein — MLPLIFAVPFLLPGRPIDAEELRDDYVARMSGFEGTSYHWGGETERGIDCSGLPRRALRDALLVYGVRHANGRALRLWLEHWWFDASARALSEGYRDYTVPLGAGGKIRDMSYDGLLPGDLAVTTDGVHVLAYLGEERWIQADPGIGEVAVLHGRNDCNIWFSRPVTMHRWRLLSGG; from the coding sequence ATGTTGCCGTTGATTTTTGCGGTTCCATTTTTGCTGCCCGGTCGCCCGATTGATGCGGAAGAATTGCGGGACGATTACGTGGCGAGGATGTCGGGATTTGAAGGCACCTCCTATCATTGGGGCGGTGAGACCGAGCGGGGGATTGATTGTTCTGGTTTGCCCAGGCGTGCGTTGCGTGATGCTCTGTTGGTGTACGGGGTGCGGCACGCCAATGGCAGGGCATTGCGGTTGTGGCTTGAGCACTGGTGGTTTGATGCCAGTGCCAGAGCGTTGAGTGAGGGCTACCGCGATTACACGGTGCCACTGGGGGCGGGTGGGAAGATCCGCGACATGAGCTATGATGGGCTGTTGCCCGGCGACTTGGCGGTGACGACCGATGGTGTGCACGTCCTGGCCTATTTGGGGGAGGAACGGTGGATCCAGGCGGACCCGGGGATTGGCGAGGTGGCAGTGCTTCACGGCCGCAACGACTGTAACATCTGGTTTTCGCGGCCAGTGACCATGCATCGCTGGAGGCTTCTTTCCGGCGGGTGA
- a CDS encoding phosphodiester glycosidase family protein, which translates to MRRWIVLLLSVLCGGSGLSAEPVRHVINGVAYRVLTVSPEKVRIVWKDGEGRILRRFPAAARYLDEQGEKVAALMNGGIFEPGGVPSGLLVVAGEQQQPLNLADGNGNFFLKPNGVFLIGAKGAAVVRANEYPAHAAGVRWAVQSGPLLIRAGKVHPAFLKDSDSRLHRNGVGVNDKGEVVLIITEIRSAKKPNLYEFAQVFARFGCRDALFLDGDISQLRTGKSMTRFSNRFGSIIAVVE; encoded by the coding sequence ATGAGGAGGTGGATCGTATTGCTTTTGTCGGTGCTTTGTGGCGGCAGTGGGCTCTCTGCCGAGCCTGTGCGGCATGTGATCAATGGGGTGGCGTACCGCGTGCTGACGGTTTCGCCGGAGAAGGTGCGGATTGTGTGGAAGGACGGCGAGGGGAGGATTCTTCGGCGGTTTCCGGCGGCTGCGCGTTATCTTGATGAACAGGGTGAAAAGGTAGCCGCGTTGATGAATGGCGGGATTTTCGAGCCTGGCGGAGTTCCGAGTGGGTTGTTGGTGGTAGCGGGTGAGCAACAGCAGCCGCTGAATCTGGCCGACGGTAATGGGAACTTCTTTCTCAAGCCCAATGGTGTGTTTTTGATCGGCGCCAAGGGAGCCGCAGTGGTGCGGGCGAATGAGTATCCAGCGCATGCCGCCGGGGTGCGCTGGGCGGTGCAGTCGGGGCCGCTTTTGATCAGGGCTGGTAAAGTGCACCCCGCTTTTCTCAAGGATTCCGACTCTAGGCTTCATCGGAATGGTGTCGGCGTGAATGACAAGGGGGAGGTGGTTTTGATCATCACCGAGATCCGTTCGGCCAAGAAGCCCAACTTGTATGAGTTCGCCCAAGTGTTCGCACGCTTTGGTTGTCGTGACGCACTGTTCCTCGATGGAGATATCAGTCAGCTACGTACCGGGAAATCGATGACGCGGTTCAGCAACCGGTTTGGCTCGATTATTGCGGTGGTGGAGTAG
- a CDS encoding KamA family radical SAM protein, whose protein sequence is MPISSTDKSFSSAAPGYWADQNISEADWNSHTWQLKNRVTTLEEIERHINLTDEEREGIILTGSKLAMAVTPHFFNLIDANDPNCPIRRQVIPRVEETQLSKEEMADPCGEDSHMPVPGLVHRYPDRVLFLVTDRCASYCRYCTRSRVVSGVGDQHLELQFEMAFRYIEEHPEIRDVLLSGGDPLLLSDAKLEKILTRLRSIKHVEFIRIGSRIPIFLPQRITPQLCEMLAKFHPLWISVHANHPKELTSEVKAGLERLANHGVPLGNQSVLLAGVNDSVEVQRALVHKLLMCRTRPYYLYQCDLIKGSAHLRASVEKGIEIIEGLRGHTTGYAVPQYVIDAPGGGGKVPMNPNYLLEHDNDHVLIRNFENKRFSYPEAKQSSPKVEC, encoded by the coding sequence ATGCCTATCTCGTCCACCGACAAATCCTTCTCCTCCGCAGCTCCCGGCTACTGGGCAGACCAGAACATCTCGGAAGCCGACTGGAACTCCCACACGTGGCAACTCAAGAACCGAGTCACCACACTCGAGGAGATCGAACGCCACATCAATCTCACCGACGAAGAACGCGAAGGCATCATCCTCACCGGATCGAAACTCGCAATGGCCGTGACCCCTCACTTCTTCAACCTGATCGACGCCAACGATCCCAACTGCCCGATCCGCCGACAGGTCATCCCACGCGTCGAGGAAACCCAGCTCTCCAAGGAAGAAATGGCCGACCCATGCGGCGAGGATAGCCATATGCCCGTCCCCGGCCTCGTCCACCGCTACCCGGACCGCGTCCTCTTTCTCGTCACCGACCGCTGCGCCTCCTACTGCCGTTACTGCACCCGCTCGCGCGTGGTCTCTGGCGTGGGCGACCAGCATTTGGAGCTCCAGTTCGAAATGGCATTCCGCTACATCGAAGAACACCCGGAGATCCGCGACGTCCTGCTCTCCGGCGGCGACCCATTGCTCCTCTCCGACGCCAAACTCGAGAAAATACTCACGCGCTTGCGCTCGATCAAACACGTCGAGTTCATCCGCATCGGCTCGCGCATCCCAATTTTCCTACCGCAGCGCATCACTCCACAGTTGTGCGAAATGCTCGCCAAGTTCCACCCACTCTGGATCTCGGTTCACGCCAACCATCCGAAGGAACTCACCAGCGAGGTCAAGGCCGGCCTTGAGCGCCTCGCCAACCACGGCGTGCCGCTCGGCAACCAGTCGGTGCTCCTCGCCGGCGTGAACGACTCGGTCGAAGTCCAACGTGCCCTCGTCCACAAGCTGCTGATGTGCCGCACCCGTCCGTACTACCTCTACCAGTGCGACCTGATCAAAGGGTCGGCCCACCTCCGAGCCAGCGTGGAAAAGGGCATCGAAATCATCGAAGGACTGCGCGGCCACACCACCGGCTACGCCGTGCCACAATACGTCATCGACGCCCCGGGCGGCGGCGGCAAGGTTCCAATGAACCCGAACTACCTGCTCGAGCACGACAACGATCACGTCCTGATCCGCAACTTCGAAAACAAGCGCTTCTCCTACCCTGAAGCCAAGCAGAGCTCGCCAAAGGTCGAGTGCTGA
- a CDS encoding 3-methyladenine DNA glycosylase — MTRPHLSSDAWQQAAARYVEQVRPWTDAWRKRKSIRKPHPVYDFLFTYYSFTPAQLERWSPGVDVVMEDPAQAAHDIVRSQFLQHREGVSVIASDGLPEKVRTRLDWIRQLLTRTANRPGQFGCFGLHEWAMVYRGREVRHEKTLELRLSQEEIDAVVESRPLCCTHFDAFRFFAEDARPMNRFEPTYDSRQEMEQPACLHSNMDLYKWAYKSTPWIPSELVWKCFALAIDCREIDMRASAYDLSPFGYEAIPVETTSGRRAYEQAQRELAARAAILRQELIAALDAIIAPDTTAPRPTPQPARN, encoded by the coding sequence ATGACCCGCCCACATCTCAGCTCCGACGCTTGGCAACAAGCCGCGGCCCGCTATGTGGAGCAAGTCCGCCCGTGGACCGACGCCTGGCGCAAGCGCAAGTCCATCCGCAAGCCCCATCCGGTCTACGATTTCCTCTTCACCTACTACTCGTTCACTCCGGCTCAGCTGGAACGCTGGAGCCCCGGAGTGGACGTAGTGATGGAGGACCCAGCTCAAGCCGCGCACGATATCGTGCGCAGTCAGTTCCTCCAGCATCGCGAGGGCGTCTCCGTCATCGCCTCCGACGGCCTGCCCGAAAAAGTGCGCACGCGGCTCGACTGGATCCGTCAGCTATTAACCCGCACCGCCAATCGCCCCGGACAATTCGGCTGCTTCGGGCTCCATGAGTGGGCAATGGTCTACAGAGGCCGGGAAGTTCGCCACGAGAAGACCCTCGAACTGCGCCTGTCCCAGGAAGAGATCGATGCCGTAGTCGAATCCCGCCCGCTTTGTTGCACTCATTTCGATGCCTTCCGCTTCTTCGCCGAAGACGCACGGCCGATGAACCGATTCGAGCCGACCTACGACTCGCGGCAGGAAATGGAGCAACCCGCCTGCCTTCACAGCAACATGGACCTCTATAAGTGGGCGTACAAATCCACCCCGTGGATCCCGTCAGAGCTGGTTTGGAAATGCTTCGCACTCGCCATCGATTGCCGCGAAATCGACATGCGAGCATCCGCCTACGACCTCTCACCCTTCGGCTACGAGGCGATCCCCGTGGAGACTACCAGCGGCCGCCGCGCCTATGAACAAGCGCAGCGGGAACTGGCCGCACGCGCCGCAATTCTCAGGCAAGAACTCATCGCCGCCCTGGACGCCATCATCGCCCCGGACACCACAGCCCCTCGCCCGACGCCCCAGCCCGCGCGTAATTAG
- a CDS encoding class I SAM-dependent rRNA methyltransferase has translation MASLFIKSRSRIFHGHDWVMAYEVDHASGDPNPGDVVMLKDLKNRVLGSGIYNPNSLIIARRISRRKQKLNEDFFRRRIERAIDHRTSSPIDPRYCRLVWSESDGLPGLIVDRYGDHLVVQTTTLAMDQHLDIITKVLVELVEPQSIIERNDAPIRRAEGLEERNGVLFGTDPGEVTIEINGITFTTHLLGGQKTGFYLDQIDSYAAVAKLAEGKRVLDCFTNQGGFALACANAGATSVKAIDISEPDIERAKKNAEANGLSEQIEWVAGNVFNYLKAATKDIDDDGNPTEQYDMIILDPPSFTKNRKTLPNAMRGYKEIHLRALKLLAPGGLLVTYSCSHHVSRSEYLEMINGAAVDAKRNLRLLESHGQRPDHPIILGIPETEYLKGFVLEAIASW, from the coding sequence ATGGCCAGCCTTTTCATCAAATCTCGCTCCCGCATTTTCCACGGTCACGACTGGGTCATGGCCTACGAAGTCGACCACGCATCCGGCGATCCAAACCCGGGAGATGTCGTCATGCTCAAGGACCTCAAAAACCGCGTCCTCGGCAGTGGTATCTACAACCCGAACTCGCTCATCATCGCTCGTCGCATTTCGCGCCGGAAGCAGAAGCTCAACGAAGACTTCTTCCGTCGCCGCATCGAACGCGCGATCGACCACCGCACGTCGAGTCCGATCGACCCTCGCTATTGCCGCTTGGTCTGGAGTGAATCCGATGGCCTGCCTGGTCTCATCGTAGACCGTTATGGCGACCACTTGGTGGTTCAAACCACCACCTTGGCGATGGATCAACACCTGGACATCATCACCAAAGTGCTCGTTGAGCTGGTAGAGCCGCAATCGATCATCGAACGCAACGACGCACCAATCCGTCGCGCCGAAGGATTGGAAGAACGCAACGGAGTACTCTTCGGCACCGACCCGGGCGAGGTCACCATTGAAATCAATGGCATCACCTTCACCACCCACTTGCTCGGCGGCCAGAAGACTGGCTTCTACCTCGACCAGATCGACAGCTACGCCGCCGTCGCCAAGCTTGCCGAGGGCAAGCGTGTGCTCGACTGCTTCACCAATCAGGGAGGCTTCGCGCTGGCCTGCGCCAACGCCGGTGCCACATCAGTCAAAGCCATCGACATTTCGGAGCCCGATATCGAACGCGCCAAGAAGAACGCCGAAGCCAATGGCCTCAGTGAGCAAATCGAGTGGGTCGCCGGTAATGTTTTCAATTACCTCAAAGCCGCGACCAAGGACATCGACGACGACGGCAATCCGACCGAACAGTACGACATGATCATTCTCGATCCTCCGTCGTTCACCAAGAACCGGAAAACCCTGCCCAACGCGATGCGCGGCTACAAAGAGATCCACCTGCGCGCGCTCAAGCTGCTCGCTCCGGGTGGCCTCTTGGTCACCTATTCCTGCTCACACCACGTCAGCCGCAGCGAATACCTGGAAATGATCAACGGCGCAGCAGTCGACGCCAAACGCAACCTGCGCCTGCTCGAGTCCCACGGACAACGTCCGGACCACCCGATCATCCTCGGCATCCCGGAAACAGAATACCTCAAAGGCTTTGTGCTCGAAGCCATCGCCTCGTGGTAA
- a CDS encoding IS256 family transposase has product MTPRPDKTTTPQLKSILAEQEDFLRPLVQKLMQEMLEEEMNETLQAVKSERSDRRRGYRSGSYQRSLLTRVGRIELRVPQDRDGLFSTEIFDRYQRSEKALVSTLIEMYVQGVSTRKVAQITEELCGHRVSASVVSRLNKTLDEELENFARRKLNHAYPYLILDARYEKVRENGVVRSQAVLIAIGISWDGRREVLATELDQRESGSSWKNFLLQLKQRGLTGVEFCVTDNHAGLRRAISEVLPEALWQRCYVHFLRNALDHLPRKHDDDCCTELRWIYDRRDINEARQDLRAWLAKWGGKYHKLCDWVESEIEETLTFYRLPREHHKHLKSTNMLERLNEEIKRRTHIIRTFPNQAAAQRLIRAVTHQVHEQWIDQHRYLNMDHLKEAQKLSLTSNQTSAA; this is encoded by the coding sequence ATGACCCCACGACCAGATAAGACCACAACGCCGCAGTTGAAAAGTATTCTTGCCGAGCAGGAAGATTTTCTGAGGCCCTTGGTTCAGAAATTGATGCAGGAGATGCTCGAAGAAGAAATGAACGAGACACTCCAGGCGGTAAAATCAGAACGCAGCGACAGACGCCGAGGTTATCGCAGCGGCAGTTATCAACGCAGTCTCCTGACACGGGTAGGAAGGATCGAGCTGCGCGTCCCTCAAGATCGCGACGGACTCTTCAGCACCGAGATCTTCGATCGCTATCAACGCAGCGAGAAGGCTTTGGTAAGCACCCTGATCGAAATGTACGTGCAGGGCGTCTCGACACGTAAAGTCGCGCAGATCACCGAGGAGCTCTGCGGTCACCGGGTCAGCGCCAGTGTGGTAAGCAGGCTGAACAAAACGTTGGACGAAGAGCTTGAGAACTTTGCCCGACGCAAGCTCAACCACGCTTATCCTTACCTCATCCTGGATGCCCGCTACGAAAAGGTTCGAGAGAACGGCGTGGTGCGCAGCCAGGCTGTGTTGATCGCCATTGGCATCAGTTGGGATGGCCGACGGGAGGTCCTTGCTACCGAGCTCGATCAAAGGGAAAGCGGAAGCAGCTGGAAGAACTTCCTACTTCAACTCAAGCAACGCGGACTGACGGGTGTTGAGTTCTGCGTGACTGATAACCATGCCGGCCTGCGACGAGCTATCAGCGAAGTGCTTCCCGAGGCGCTGTGGCAACGCTGCTACGTCCACTTCCTTCGCAACGCTCTTGATCATCTACCTCGCAAGCATGACGACGACTGCTGCACCGAGCTGCGCTGGATCTATGACCGTCGAGACATCAATGAAGCGCGTCAGGATCTGCGGGCATGGTTGGCGAAGTGGGGAGGCAAATACCACAAGCTCTGTGACTGGGTCGAAAGTGAGATCGAAGAAACGCTCACCTTTTATCGACTTCCCAGAGAGCATCACAAGCATCTCAAAAGCACGAATATGCTCGAGCGACTCAATGAGGAGATTAAGCGTCGTACGCACATTATCCGAACCTTCCCCAACCAGGCTGCAGCCCAACGTTTAATCCGGGCTGTCACGCATCAAGTCCATGAGCAGTGGATCGATCAACACCGCTACCTGAACATGGATCACCTCAAAGAAGCCCAAAAGCTCAGCCTTACTTCAAATCAAACGTCCGCAGCCTGA
- a CDS encoding helix-turn-helix transcriptional regulator — MLFHILRDLCRPQWFDILLVLKKSSGRSVGEIAEELGRSYMGIKQHCVSMEKIGYLDTWRRPRKVGRPEKIYRLTEKAEGLFPQAGNELAMGLLQVVGQVHGVNAPEKLLFNHFLAKAKAYRNKVRGKSVVERATALANLRDLDGYMARCTYDQEDGFRILEYHNPMQALMDAYPMAAKAEERMIEQVLETRITRDTIVSGSQKVNVFQVDTL; from the coding sequence ATGCTTTTTCACATTCTTCGTGACCTGTGCCGCCCGCAGTGGTTTGACATCCTCCTTGTGTTAAAAAAGTCGTCCGGACGCTCGGTTGGTGAGATTGCCGAGGAGCTTGGGCGGAGCTACATGGGCATCAAGCAGCACTGTGTTTCGATGGAGAAGATTGGCTATCTCGATACGTGGCGACGCCCGCGAAAGGTGGGGCGTCCGGAGAAGATTTACCGGCTCACGGAGAAGGCGGAGGGGTTGTTTCCGCAGGCGGGGAATGAGCTCGCTATGGGGCTGCTTCAAGTGGTCGGTCAAGTGCACGGAGTGAATGCTCCGGAGAAGCTTTTGTTCAACCATTTCCTGGCGAAGGCGAAAGCGTACCGTAACAAGGTGCGGGGCAAGAGTGTGGTCGAGCGTGCCACGGCGCTGGCGAATCTGCGTGACCTTGACGGGTACATGGCGCGCTGTACGTACGACCAGGAGGATGGGTTCCGCATCCTAGAATATCACAACCCGATGCAGGCCTTGATGGATGCCTACCCCATGGCGGCGAAGGCGGAGGAGCGGATGATTGAGCAGGTGCTTGAAACGCGGATCACTCGCGACACCATCGTCTCAGGATCACAGAAGGTGAATGTCTTCCAGGTGGACACGCTTTAG
- a CDS encoding YkvA family protein produces the protein MNQDANHDFYLRLRSKITRWAKTPGGKRHHLLNTLLLAPDFFHLLCKLSADPEVPLKHKAQVAAALTYFAAPIDLMPEALMGPAGYADDVALAAWCLNQLLNKVDASVVHKHWAGNGKLIDQIRRVIDTTDSKLGGGVATRAARWLERKTALTAK, from the coding sequence ATGAATCAGGACGCCAACCACGACTTCTACCTGCGCCTGCGCAGCAAGATCACCCGCTGGGCCAAAACTCCAGGCGGCAAACGCCACCACCTGCTCAACACCTTGCTGCTGGCTCCTGATTTCTTCCACCTGCTGTGCAAGCTGTCAGCGGATCCCGAAGTACCGCTGAAACACAAAGCACAGGTTGCCGCGGCTCTGACCTATTTCGCCGCTCCAATCGACCTCATGCCTGAGGCTCTGATGGGACCGGCCGGCTACGCCGATGACGTCGCCCTCGCCGCCTGGTGCCTGAACCAATTGCTCAACAAGGTCGACGCCTCAGTCGTCCATAAACACTGGGCAGGAAACGGCAAACTCATCGACCAAATCCGCCGCGTGATCGACACCACCGACAGCAAACTCGGCGGAGGTGTCGCCACCCGAGCCGCCCGCTGGCTGGAGCGCAAAACCGCCCTGACCGCAAAGTAG
- a CDS encoding aldo/keto reductase, whose product MNLTDIAYGTWSGGKFMHFGKPLEDERFRSVIRHAYNSGIRTFITADVYGVGRADQFLGEALEGIDRSTYCLVGTIGHDFYTGQRVGNRGYPRFTDPELRSPREYADYVKMATEKSLERCKAEKFDLLMLHNPDERGYTRTEVWEAMVKAKDAGLTDRLGIAPGPANGFTLDIVKCFEDYHEAIDWAMLILNPNEPWPGNLALPAAEKFGIDVLTRVADYGGIFWGDVKPGHEFKAGDHRTYRPEGWVEHGYAKLEKMMPIAEKHGLTPIQMATIWNLSHPAVKSVVPTFIDEAGEAKRYEDKINELAATPRDLRFSEEEVAEITRIGDNTGCMDLKGASKRHETSTRPDEWPMRDDLVDIADRYNLGQSW is encoded by the coding sequence ATGAATCTCACAGACATAGCTTATGGCACGTGGTCCGGCGGAAAATTCATGCATTTTGGCAAACCGCTTGAGGACGAACGCTTCCGCAGCGTCATCCGCCACGCATACAACTCCGGAATCCGCACATTCATCACCGCCGACGTCTACGGCGTTGGCCGCGCAGATCAGTTCCTCGGCGAGGCATTGGAAGGAATCGACCGCTCAACTTATTGCCTCGTCGGCACCATCGGCCACGATTTTTACACCGGCCAACGCGTCGGAAACCGCGGCTACCCACGCTTCACCGATCCGGAACTTCGCAGCCCGCGCGAATACGCAGACTACGTCAAAATGGCGACCGAGAAATCCCTCGAGCGCTGCAAGGCGGAGAAGTTCGATTTGCTCATGCTCCACAACCCGGACGAACGCGGCTACACCCGAACTGAAGTCTGGGAAGCCATGGTGAAAGCCAAGGACGCCGGCCTCACCGACCGTCTCGGGATTGCCCCCGGGCCAGCCAACGGCTTCACCCTCGATATCGTAAAGTGCTTCGAGGACTACCACGAAGCCATCGACTGGGCGATGCTCATCCTTAACCCGAACGAACCATGGCCAGGCAACCTCGCGCTGCCGGCAGCTGAAAAGTTCGGCATCGACGTGCTCACCCGAGTGGCCGACTACGGCGGCATCTTCTGGGGCGACGTCAAACCAGGCCACGAATTCAAAGCCGGCGACCACCGCACCTACCGCCCGGAAGGCTGGGTCGAACACGGCTACGCCAAGCTGGAGAAAATGATGCCAATCGCCGAGAAGCACGGCCTCACCCCAATCCAAATGGCCACCATCTGGAACCTCTCCCACCCTGCCGTCAAATCGGTCGTCCCAACTTTCATCGACGAAGCAGGCGAAGCCAAACGCTACGAGGACAAGATCAACGAACTCGCCGCCACCCCGCGCGACTTGCGCTTCTCGGAAGAGGAAGTGGCCGAGATCACCCGCATCGGCGACAACACCGGCTGCATGGATCTCAAAGGCGCCAGCAAACGCCACGAAACCAGCACCCGACCTGACGAATGGCCAATGCGTGACGATCTGGTAGACATCGCCGATCGCTACAACCTCGGACAGTCGTGGTAA
- a CDS encoding 30S ribosomal protein S1 — MSLNPTEVSPELTQLIEENTREFREGTIVKGIVLEVKPQVILVDVGYKSEGAIPVAEFEDEDVEVGDEIEVLLERLENDEGMVVLSKEKAAHRQNWEKIVGVYEAGGLVKGKVKGAVKGGLMVNVGVEAFLPGSQIDIIPPRDLNEYVGNVYEFKIVKINDDRKNVVLSRREVIEAERAELRAKFLEEVKIGDKVTGMVKNITDFGAFVDLSGMDGLLHITDMSWGRINHPSEMLTIGQNVEVVILDVNKEKERVSLGLKQLTDNPWEDIEAKFPVGQAIKGRVTKLVPYGAFVEIEKGVEGLIHVSELSWTKRISRPSDVLELDQELEAVVLGISKDEQKISLGVRQLETNPWDEIEERYPIGTTIKGEIRNLTAYGAFVELEDGIDGMIHVSDLSWTRKINHPSEVLKKGEEIEAQVLSIDKVNQRISLGVKQLETDPWAEIDGRFKVGDLVKGTVAKIASFGAFVQLEDDIDGLVHISQLSEEHVAKVKDVVKVGDEVEARVIKVDRAERRIGLSIKAADYDEESLRKETQAFESLRPSTDMVGLEQAFNNLSFDDWSPSSKDEEGEG, encoded by the coding sequence ATGAGTCTTAACCCGACCGAAGTGTCGCCAGAACTTACGCAGCTCATCGAAGAGAACACGCGCGAGTTCCGCGAGGGAACGATTGTCAAAGGTATCGTCCTCGAAGTTAAACCACAGGTCATCCTCGTCGACGTGGGCTATAAGTCCGAGGGCGCGATCCCTGTAGCAGAATTTGAAGATGAAGACGTGGAGGTGGGTGACGAGATCGAAGTCCTCCTCGAGCGTCTTGAGAACGATGAGGGAATGGTCGTGCTCTCGAAAGAGAAGGCCGCTCATCGCCAGAACTGGGAGAAGATCGTCGGCGTTTACGAAGCTGGTGGTCTCGTCAAGGGCAAGGTCAAGGGTGCCGTCAAGGGTGGCCTCATGGTCAACGTTGGTGTGGAAGCATTCCTTCCTGGTTCGCAGATCGACATCATCCCACCACGCGATCTCAACGAGTACGTCGGCAACGTGTACGAGTTCAAGATCGTCAAGATCAACGACGACCGCAAGAACGTGGTTCTCAGCCGCCGCGAAGTCATCGAGGCAGAGCGCGCAGAGCTTCGTGCCAAGTTCCTCGAGGAAGTCAAGATCGGCGACAAAGTCACCGGCATGGTCAAGAACATCACCGACTTCGGTGCGTTCGTGGATCTCTCGGGCATGGACGGTCTCCTGCACATCACCGACATGAGCTGGGGCCGCATCAACCACCCATCGGAAATGCTCACCATCGGGCAGAACGTGGAAGTGGTGATCCTCGACGTGAACAAAGAGAAAGAGCGTGTTTCGCTTGGCCTCAAGCAGCTTACCGACAACCCATGGGAAGACATCGAAGCGAAGTTCCCAGTGGGCCAGGCCATCAAGGGCCGTGTCACCAAGCTTGTTCCTTACGGTGCCTTCGTCGAAATCGAGAAGGGTGTCGAAGGTCTTATTCACGTGTCCGAGCTTTCCTGGACCAAGCGCATCTCGCGTCCTAGCGACGTGCTTGAGCTTGACCAAGAGCTCGAGGCGGTCGTCCTCGGCATCAGCAAGGACGAGCAGAAGATCTCCCTCGGCGTGCGCCAGCTCGAGACCAACCCATGGGACGAGATCGAAGAGCGTTACCCAATCGGTACCACCATCAAGGGCGAAATCCGCAACCTCACCGCTTACGGTGCGTTCGTGGAGCTCGAAGACGGTATCGACGGTATGATCCACGTGTCCGACCTTTCCTGGACCCGCAAGATCAACCACCCGAGCGAAGTCCTCAAGAAGGGCGAAGAAATCGAAGCTCAGGTGCTTTCGATCGACAAGGTCAACCAGCGCATCAGCCTCGGCGTCAAGCAGCTTGAGACCGATCCATGGGCAGAAATCGACGGCCGCTTCAAGGTCGGCGATCTCGTCAAGGGAACCGTCGCCAAGATCGCATCGTTCGGTGCCTTCGTTCAGCTCGAAGACGACATCGACGGCCTCGTCCACATCTCCCAGCTTTCGGAAGAGCACGTGGCCAAGGTCAAGGACGTGGTCAAGGTGGGCGACGAAGTCGAAGCTCGCGTTATCAAAGTCGACCGTGCAGAGCGCCGCATCGGCCTCTCGATCAAGGCTGCCGACTACGACGAAGAGAGCCTCCGCAAGGAGACCCAGGCATTCGAATCGCTTCGCCCATCGACCGACATGGTCGGACTGGAGCAGGCATTCAACAACCTCTCGTTCGACGACTGGAGCCCATCCAGCAAGGACGAAGAGGGCGAGGGTTAA